A window of Sutcliffiella cohnii contains these coding sequences:
- a CDS encoding M14 family metallopeptidase produces MLVQVRKGDSLWYYSQLFSVPLEMIEDANKEGKCEHLPVGSTVKIPAYRKVTVDFQPGDTLWTIAASRKLHVDSLYLLNPHLQNVPQIEIGVPVQVPVRIESKLIYGKKKYCYETMMKDIKRLEEIYPFIKTEIIGHSVLGRAIPHIKIGNGQKHIHINGSFHANEWITTAIIMTFINDLLLSLTNKTSLRGLYMYPFYNEVTLSFVPMVNPDGVDLVLHGADASYKKQVVAINGGSEDFTGWKANIRGVDLNNQYPANWDIEKERKIPKAPAFRDYPGNAPLTEPEAIIMEELANREQFDMVLAFHTQGEELYWGYEGCEPTESEALAKEFELVSSYKAVRYVDSHAGYKDWFIQKYKKPGFTIELGKGVNPLPLSQFDEIYVKSLGIFLASMYI; encoded by the coding sequence ATGTTAGTACAAGTTAGAAAAGGAGATTCTTTATGGTATTATAGCCAGTTATTTTCCGTACCTCTTGAAATGATAGAAGACGCCAATAAAGAAGGTAAATGCGAACATCTCCCAGTAGGAAGTACGGTTAAAATTCCAGCGTATAGGAAAGTGACAGTGGATTTTCAGCCTGGAGATACTTTGTGGACAATTGCTGCGTCGAGAAAACTGCATGTGGATTCTCTATATTTATTAAACCCACATTTACAAAATGTACCCCAGATTGAAATCGGGGTACCGGTTCAAGTTCCTGTAAGAATTGAATCAAAATTAATATATGGTAAAAAGAAATATTGCTATGAAACGATGATGAAAGACATTAAGCGATTAGAAGAAATATACCCGTTTATTAAAACTGAAATAATTGGTCATTCCGTTTTAGGGAGAGCAATCCCCCACATTAAAATTGGAAATGGCCAAAAGCATATACACATTAATGGAAGTTTTCATGCGAATGAATGGATTACAACGGCTATTATTATGACTTTCATCAATGACCTTTTATTATCACTCACGAATAAAACGAGTTTACGAGGTCTATATATGTATCCATTTTATAACGAAGTTACATTATCGTTTGTGCCGATGGTTAATCCAGACGGAGTTGATCTCGTATTGCATGGAGCGGATGCTAGCTATAAAAAACAGGTTGTTGCTATAAATGGTGGTAGTGAAGATTTTACAGGTTGGAAAGCGAACATTAGAGGGGTAGATTTGAATAATCAATACCCAGCCAATTGGGATATAGAAAAGGAACGGAAAATTCCAAAGGCACCAGCTTTCCGTGATTATCCAGGTAATGCTCCATTGACGGAGCCTGAAGCGATTATAATGGAAGAGTTAGCGAATAGAGAACAGTTTGATATGGTTTTAGCTTTTCATACGCAAGGAGAGGAATTGTATTGGGGATACGAAGGGTGCGAGCCAACTGAAAGCGAAGCACTTGCAAAGGAATTCGAACTAGTGAGTAGTTATAAAGCAGTTCGATATGTTGATAGTCATGCAGGTTACAAAGATTGGTTTATTCAAAAATATAAAAAACCAGGCTTTACAATTGAATTAGGTAAAGGCGTAAACCCGTTACCTCTTTCCCAGTTTGATGAAATATACGTAAAATCGCTAGGAATATTTTTAGCCTCTATGTATATTTAG
- a CDS encoding MTH1187 family thiamine-binding protein — MAIVDVTVIPIGTEGPSVSKYVATIQSVLEQFKQEGVIEYQLTPMNTIIEGELSQLLKVIQAIHEVPFQHGIQRVATNIRIDDRRDKKSTMVSKMESVQKHRTN, encoded by the coding sequence TTGGCAATCGTTGATGTAACGGTCATTCCGATTGGTACGGAAGGGCCAAGTGTTAGTAAGTATGTAGCTACGATACAATCAGTTCTTGAACAATTTAAACAAGAAGGAGTTATTGAATATCAACTAACTCCAATGAATACTATTATTGAAGGCGAACTTTCACAGTTATTAAAGGTAATACAAGCAATCCATGAAGTACCGTTTCAACATGGTATACAAAGAGTAGCAACGAACATACGTATTGATGACAGGCGCGATAAAAAGTCAACAATGGTAAGCAAAATGGAATCCGTGCAAAAACATCGAACCAATTAA
- a CDS encoding DUF2759 domain-containing protein: MLLVVFFALVTVLSVFSTIHTFREMNLLGIGFSLATLGVFGWFTVMTILKSGYPVAH, encoded by the coding sequence ATGCTTTTAGTTGTATTTTTTGCACTCGTAACAGTACTATCTGTATTTAGTACAATTCATACTTTCCGTGAAATGAATTTACTAGGTATTGGCTTCTCATTAGCAACACTTGGTGTTTTCGGATGGTTTACTGTTATGACAATCCTTAAATCAGGATATCCTGTAGCTCACTAA
- a CDS encoding MBL fold metallo-hydrolase codes for MQWLQIPLGPLQTNAYLLINDKKECIVFDPGSEGEAFVSYMESQNLKPLAILLTHAHFDHIGAVEEVRNKWSIPVYIHELENDWLESPSLNRSEFFQQGSIKTKKAEHVITEEKTLVIGDFAFTLLFTPGHSPGSVSYYHEPSGIVFAGDTLFAGSIGRTDLPGGNHATLLASIHDKLLTLPEETAVLPGHGPATTIASEMDQNPFLNGF; via the coding sequence ATGCAATGGTTACAAATTCCTTTAGGTCCGTTACAGACGAATGCTTATTTATTAATTAACGATAAAAAAGAATGTATCGTATTTGATCCGGGAAGTGAAGGGGAAGCATTCGTTTCTTATATGGAATCACAAAATTTAAAGCCGCTTGCCATCCTACTTACCCATGCTCATTTTGATCATATTGGCGCTGTAGAGGAAGTGCGTAATAAGTGGAGTATTCCGGTATACATACATGAACTTGAGAATGACTGGCTAGAATCACCTAGTTTAAATAGGTCAGAATTTTTCCAGCAAGGCTCTATTAAAACAAAAAAAGCAGAACATGTTATTACTGAAGAAAAAACGCTTGTTATAGGAGATTTTGCTTTTACACTACTATTTACTCCAGGACATTCTCCTGGAAGTGTGAGCTACTATCATGAACCATCAGGCATTGTATTTGCAGGTGATACATTGTTTGCTGGAAGTATTGGTAGAACAGACTTACCAGGTGGTAATCATGCAACACTATTAGCTAGCATTCACGATAAGTTGTTAACCCTACCTGAAGAGACTGCTGTGTTACCAGGTCATGGACCAGCTACTACAATTGCTTCAGAAATGGACCAAAATCCGTTTTTAAATGGTTTTTAA
- the comGA gene encoding competence type IV pilus ATPase ComGA yields the protein MNIETISEALILEALQLEVSDIHITPYEKHATISFRMDHYLYDQKKITLPLYERLLSHFKFQASMDIGERRKPQNGSMKLLLKKQTVHLRLSTLPTIYTNESLVIRLLPNQSVFPLKYLSLFPSTTTKLLTWMKHSHGLILFTGPTGCGKTTTLYSLIDASKKMLKRNIITLEDPVERRSDVVLQVQVNEKAGITYSTGLKAILRHDPDVIMVGEIRDEETARIAIRAALTGHLVISTLHSKNTKGAIYRLLEFGVPFHELEQTLIAVSAQRLVEIKCPYCEQTCSPYCRKYRKHRLASVYELLYGKELKEVFKEVKGSASSPKFHTISDCIHKGIVYGYLHPFEIQKWGETVG from the coding sequence TTGAATATAGAAACAATTAGTGAAGCATTAATTCTAGAAGCTCTCCAATTAGAGGTGTCCGACATACACATTACACCGTACGAAAAACACGCTACCATCTCATTTCGAATGGATCACTATTTGTACGATCAAAAGAAAATTACTCTACCCTTATATGAACGATTACTTTCTCACTTTAAATTTCAAGCATCAATGGATATTGGAGAGAGAAGAAAACCTCAAAATGGCTCAATGAAACTATTGCTAAAAAAACAGACCGTTCATTTGCGCCTTTCTACATTACCTACGATTTATACGAACGAAAGTTTAGTAATACGACTTCTACCCAACCAATCCGTCTTTCCTTTAAAATACCTATCTCTGTTCCCATCGACCACTACAAAGTTATTAACTTGGATGAAACATTCTCACGGTTTAATTTTATTCACTGGACCAACTGGATGTGGCAAAACAACTACACTATATTCACTTATTGATGCTAGTAAAAAAATGCTAAAGCGAAATATTATTACGTTAGAAGACCCAGTTGAAAGAAGAAGTGACGTCGTTTTACAAGTACAAGTAAATGAAAAAGCGGGAATCACTTATTCGACAGGTTTAAAAGCTATTTTACGCCATGATCCTGATGTCATCATGGTTGGAGAAATCCGTGATGAGGAAACGGCTAGAATTGCCATTCGTGCAGCGTTAACAGGACATTTAGTAATAAGCACACTGCATTCTAAAAATACAAAAGGTGCAATATACAGGCTATTGGAATTTGGTGTACCTTTTCATGAGTTAGAACAAACCCTTATTGCAGTATCAGCCCAGCGACTTGTTGAAATTAAATGTCCATACTGTGAGCAAACTTGTTCACCATACTGCCGAAAATATCGGAAGCATCGCCTTGCTAGTGTATACGAATTATTGTACGGGAAGGAGCTAAAAGAAGTTTTTAAAGAAGTGAAAGGTTCTGCTTCTAGTCCAAAGTTCCACACGATCAGTGATTGTATTCATAAAGGAATAGTTTATGGTTATTTGCACCCATTTGAAATACAAAAGTGGGGGGAGACCGTTGGCTAA
- a CDS encoding ATP-binding protein, which translates to MKQKKYFIPIIYFIFGIVWLFFTDIYLHQSLTYAAIIYLDLTKGVLFILFSTFLIYLLLKKHTDLKQLEAKQNELTTLINSMPDFVCFKDGEGRWVQANDFGLELYNLKHVNYKGKTDAELAKYTPFFKEALEFCVVTDENAWKEGVLTRNEESFPLPSGKIKTFDVIKVPLFYPDGKRQGLLTLGRDISVLKEAEQLLLTKEKLSVVGELSAGIAHEIRNPLTSVKGFIQLLRETKDPDPKHFELIMSEIERINEIVSELLILSKPQPKVIKKFPLNDVLKYVNQLFSHEATLHKIKIHLNIDDCPHMVVGDENGLKQVFINIVKNAMDAMDCGGEIEIYCERRVEDSVNIIVKDNGKGMPKSRLERLGEPFFTSKEKGMGLGLTITKKIINDFKGDIKFESAEGEGTTVTVTLPVAKMDEHIGDR; encoded by the coding sequence GTGAAACAAAAAAAATACTTTATTCCTATTATTTATTTTATTTTCGGTATCGTTTGGTTATTTTTCACAGATATATATTTACATCAAAGTTTAACTTATGCAGCAATCATATATTTAGATTTAACTAAAGGAGTATTATTTATCTTATTTAGTACTTTTTTAATTTATTTATTACTAAAGAAACATACGGACTTAAAGCAATTAGAAGCAAAACAAAATGAATTAACAACACTTATAAACTCTATGCCGGATTTTGTTTGTTTTAAAGATGGCGAAGGTAGATGGGTCCAAGCGAACGATTTTGGGTTAGAACTTTATAATTTAAAACATGTAAATTATAAAGGAAAAACAGATGCAGAGCTTGCGAAGTATACTCCATTTTTTAAAGAAGCATTAGAATTTTGTGTTGTGACGGATGAAAACGCATGGAAGGAAGGCGTTTTAACGAGGAATGAAGAATCTTTTCCACTCCCCTCCGGAAAAATAAAGACGTTTGATGTAATAAAAGTCCCTCTTTTTTACCCTGATGGAAAGAGACAAGGTTTACTCACATTGGGAAGAGACATATCTGTGCTGAAGGAAGCAGAACAATTACTGTTAACAAAAGAAAAATTATCCGTTGTAGGCGAGCTTTCTGCAGGAATTGCACATGAAATTCGTAACCCACTTACTTCTGTAAAAGGATTTATTCAATTACTACGAGAAACGAAAGATCCTGATCCAAAACATTTCGAGCTTATCATGTCCGAAATCGAAAGAATTAACGAAATAGTTAGTGAACTACTTATCTTATCAAAACCACAACCTAAAGTAATTAAAAAATTCCCACTGAATGATGTGTTGAAATACGTAAATCAATTATTCAGTCATGAAGCGACGCTACATAAAATAAAGATCCATTTGAATATTGATGACTGTCCACACATGGTAGTTGGAGATGAAAATGGATTAAAGCAAGTTTTTATAAATATTGTTAAAAACGCCATGGATGCAATGGACTGCGGCGGAGAAATTGAGATATATTGTGAACGAAGAGTGGAAGATTCGGTAAATATTATCGTCAAAGATAATGGTAAAGGTATGCCGAAAAGTAGATTAGAACGTTTAGGAGAGCCTTTTTTTACTTCTAAAGAAAAAGGAATGGGATTAGGATTAACCATTACAAAAAAGATTATTAACGATTTTAAAGGCGATATTAAATTCGAAAGTGCTGAAGGGGAAGGAACAACGGTAACGGTTACTCTACCAGTTGCAAAAATGGACGAACACATAGGTGATAGATGA
- a CDS encoding helix-turn-helix transcriptional regulator translates to MENVLKITNVLADPTRYSIYEYLITNKKAVDVQEIADQFSIHPNVARLHLSKLEEIKLILSFSYKSGKGGRPSRKYKLSNYAIELTFPYRDYALLAKIAIESMASLGEAGKVALYNTGRKFGEELSQRYFIKNNTTTFSSLYEKVNVVKEITSSCGLYPSFDVNEESNVVQLAINNCPFKEIIHSGDEYSSICNMHLSFLQGIFEEVFPGTELKELEIMPTGCEQCIYQATVTNVTN, encoded by the coding sequence TTGGAAAATGTACTCAAAATTACAAATGTATTAGCGGATCCGACGAGATATTCAATTTATGAGTATTTAATTACTAACAAAAAAGCTGTCGATGTGCAAGAAATAGCCGATCAATTTTCCATCCATCCTAATGTTGCACGTCTACATTTATCGAAATTAGAAGAAATAAAGCTAATTCTCTCTTTTTCCTACAAATCAGGAAAAGGAGGTAGACCAAGTCGGAAATATAAATTATCTAATTATGCGATTGAGCTAACATTTCCATATAGAGATTATGCCTTACTCGCTAAAATTGCTATAGAGTCTATGGCCAGCCTCGGGGAAGCGGGAAAAGTTGCACTTTATAATACTGGGAGGAAATTTGGCGAAGAACTGTCCCAACGTTACTTTATAAAAAATAATACGACTACTTTTTCTTCTTTATATGAAAAAGTTAATGTAGTAAAAGAAATTACATCAAGCTGTGGATTATATCCTTCATTTGATGTGAACGAAGAAAGTAATGTTGTACAGCTTGCTATTAATAATTGCCCTTTTAAAGAAATTATACATAGCGGTGATGAATACTCTTCCATCTGTAACATGCATTTATCTTTCCTTCAAGGCATTTTTGAAGAAGTGTTTCCAGGAACGGAGTTAAAAGAGCTAGAAATAATGCCAACTGGTTGTGAGCAATGCATTTATCAAGCAACTGTCACAAATGTCACAAACTAA
- a CDS encoding DUF2626 domain-containing protein, whose translation MDRMYRVLGFWTGIFAVMFYLGHMPQTALLFFGQTVFFVLLSYLKLTERMYIYIFGAYLTVFFVGFTYWTTFMMVPGGH comes from the coding sequence ATGGATCGTATGTACCGTGTGTTAGGGTTCTGGACAGGGATTTTTGCTGTTATGTTCTACCTTGGACATATGCCGCAAACTGCATTATTATTCTTTGGACAAACGGTATTCTTTGTTTTACTAAGCTATTTAAAACTTACCGAGCGTATGTACATTTATATTTTTGGTGCATACTTAACAGTTTTCTTTGTAGGATTCACGTACTGGACAACATTTATGATGGTTCCAGGAGGTCATTAA
- the comGB gene encoding competence type IV pilus assembly protein ComGB, protein MAKNTWSLNQQEQFLQRIGQLYSNGYTILEAIELFSLHAKPEIQSDLKYIIDCLKGGHSFHAILSKLQFHSLVLSLLFFSKQHGDLGNSLKTSSELLKNRRMTREKIMKTIRYPFFLCFFVFLMLLFVKIVLVPQFEQLFLQLNINNNLLISGMLLLVTNVPTIFGLFFCLVLIIFITYPIWKKKLSPEEKIHLLLKLPFITTVTSYYYTQFFADQLSQLLHAGLSINESLEVFEQQSYSPYFQKITKQIHASLVDGESLEAAIAREKVFDDGLAVVLVHGQKNGALSKELQDYSQLLLQLSQQKMEKLISILQPVILSSIGVFVMLLYLCIFIPMFQLLGGI, encoded by the coding sequence TTGGCTAAAAATACATGGTCACTAAATCAACAAGAGCAGTTTCTTCAAAGAATCGGACAATTATATAGTAATGGTTACACAATTCTAGAAGCGATAGAGCTATTTAGTTTACATGCAAAGCCTGAAATTCAAAGTGATTTAAAATATATAATTGATTGCTTAAAAGGAGGACATTCCTTTCACGCCATTCTTTCTAAGCTTCAATTTCATAGTTTAGTTTTGTCACTATTATTTTTTTCTAAACAACATGGTGATTTAGGTAATAGCTTAAAAACTAGTAGTGAGCTACTAAAAAACCGAAGAATGACGCGTGAAAAAATAATGAAAACAATAAGGTACCCATTTTTTCTTTGTTTCTTTGTTTTTCTTATGCTTTTGTTTGTGAAAATTGTATTAGTGCCACAGTTTGAACAATTATTTTTACAACTTAATATTAATAACAATTTGTTAATAAGCGGAATGCTCCTTCTAGTGACGAACGTACCAACAATTTTTGGATTATTCTTTTGTCTCGTTTTAATTATTTTTATCACATACCCAATTTGGAAGAAAAAACTTTCACCTGAAGAAAAAATACATCTACTATTAAAACTTCCTTTCATTACTACTGTTACGTCCTACTATTACACCCAATTTTTTGCCGACCAATTAAGTCAGTTGCTTCATGCCGGACTAAGCATAAATGAATCGCTTGAAGTGTTTGAACAACAAAGCTATTCTCCTTACTTTCAAAAAATCACGAAACAAATTCACGCGTCACTCGTTGACGGAGAATCACTAGAAGCTGCAATAGCAAGAGAGAAAGTATTCGACGACGGGTTAGCTGTTGTATTAGTACATGGTCAAAAAAACGGGGCATTGTCAAAAGAGCTTCAAGATTATAGCCAACTTCTATTACAGCTATCTCAGCAAAAAATGGAAAAGCTAATTTCAATATTACAGCCGGTGATTTTATCTAGCATTGGTGTTTTTGTGATGCTGTTATACTTATGTATTTTCATACCGATGTTTCAATTATTAGGAGGGATATAA
- a CDS encoding undecaprenyldiphospho-muramoylpentapeptide beta-N-acetylglucosaminyltransferase, with the protein MANKKIVFTGGGTAGHVTPNIAIMNPLRESGWDITYIGSKNGIEKEIVEKENVPFYGISSGKLRRYFDWKNFSDPFRILKGVGEAYSILRKLRPVVVFSKGGFVTVPVVMAAKLLKIPVIIHESDITPGLANKIATKFATRIFVTFEETAKYFPLEKVLHTGSPIRKELFEGNKVEGKAILGLHENKPIITIMGGSLGARKINETIRESLDILTNSYQIVHLTGKGNVDESLMHVRGYKQFEYISSELPDVLAATDFVISRAGANSIFEFLALRIPMLLIPLSKNASRGDQILNAKSFRKKGYAQVLMEEELTKESLLLNLDSLVSKSEVFLHAMEQTSTQNTVDLIVDEITYYSR; encoded by the coding sequence ATGGCAAATAAAAAAATAGTTTTTACTGGTGGGGGAACGGCAGGACATGTTACTCCTAATATAGCAATTATGAATCCATTACGTGAAAGTGGTTGGGATATTACATATATTGGTTCAAAGAATGGAATCGAGAAGGAAATAGTTGAAAAAGAAAATGTACCTTTTTATGGTATTTCTAGTGGAAAACTAAGACGTTACTTTGACTGGAAAAACTTTAGCGATCCATTTCGTATCTTAAAAGGGGTTGGAGAGGCATATAGCATATTAAGGAAATTAAGACCAGTTGTAGTTTTTTCAAAAGGCGGATTTGTAACAGTGCCTGTCGTAATGGCAGCTAAATTGTTGAAAATCCCAGTAATTATTCACGAGTCGGATATTACACCTGGACTTGCAAATAAAATTGCAACAAAGTTTGCAACTAGAATTTTTGTTACTTTTGAGGAAACAGCTAAATATTTTCCGCTAGAAAAGGTTTTACACACTGGCTCTCCAATTAGGAAAGAGCTATTCGAAGGGAACAAAGTAGAAGGAAAAGCTATACTAGGCTTACATGAGAATAAACCAATTATAACGATAATGGGTGGCAGTCTAGGAGCGAGAAAAATTAATGAAACAATCCGTGAATCGTTAGACATTTTAACTAATTCTTATCAAATTGTGCATTTGACAGGAAAAGGAAATGTTGATGAAAGTTTAATGCATGTTAGAGGATATAAACAGTTTGAGTATATTTCTTCTGAGTTACCCGATGTCCTTGCAGCTACTGACTTTGTCATTTCAAGAGCGGGTGCGAATTCTATTTTTGAGTTTTTAGCATTACGAATTCCAATGTTGCTCATTCCTCTTTCTAAAAATGCGAGCCGAGGCGATCAAATATTAAATGCGAAATCGTTCCGTAAAAAAGGATATGCACAAGTGCTAATGGAGGAAGAACTTACGAAAGAATCATTGTTATTAAATCTTGATTCGCTAGTGAGCAAAAGCGAAGTTTTTCTTCATGCAATGGAACAAACGAGTACACAAAATACAGTAGACTTAATTGTAGACGAAATAACGTACTATTCGAGATAA
- a CDS encoding class I SAM-dependent methyltransferase: MKSYIKSIMEQDPSKKITYSTFIEAALYHPQLGYYMKPKQKIGKEGDFFTSSNVHTIYGKLFAKLFLSICATEKLPPVICEIGAGTGRFANQVLAEIKKESPSFYSQLSYIIVETSPYHLKLQQQLLPKDANIIYYEKIEDVPPFEGIIFSNELFDALPVSVVKKQNETVYEIFITLNDEEKLVEVMEPLQNDKIEKYIEEMGLELGEGQRIEIPLAMEPTIRSLSQILQKGIVFTVDYGYTFEEWKRPEHRDGSLRGYYQHQLVSDPLQYVGEMDLTTHIHLNGLEHFGEKYGLSHVFTMKQGEFLISAGILQYLQDNYDPNPFSEISKQNRAIRSLIMDSSLSNSFTVVAQQKNISAHWSSLINL; the protein is encoded by the coding sequence ATGAAGTCCTATATTAAAAGTATAATGGAACAAGACCCGTCAAAAAAAATAACATATTCAACATTTATCGAGGCAGCTCTCTATCACCCACAACTAGGGTACTATATGAAACCAAAGCAAAAAATAGGGAAAGAAGGAGACTTTTTTACATCAAGTAATGTGCACACCATTTATGGTAAGCTATTTGCAAAATTATTTTTATCCATTTGTGCTACTGAAAAACTCCCACCAGTAATTTGTGAAATCGGTGCAGGTACGGGGAGATTTGCGAATCAAGTGTTAGCAGAAATTAAAAAAGAGTCTCCATCCTTTTATTCTCAGTTATCCTATATCATAGTAGAAACAAGTCCGTATCATCTTAAACTACAGCAACAGCTATTACCTAAAGATGCGAATATAATTTATTATGAAAAAATAGAAGATGTACCACCTTTTGAAGGGATTATTTTTTCAAATGAGTTATTCGATGCATTACCAGTTTCGGTTGTTAAAAAACAAAACGAAACAGTATATGAAATATTTATTACGTTGAATGATGAAGAAAAATTAGTGGAAGTTATGGAGCCTTTACAGAACGACAAAATAGAGAAATATATCGAAGAAATGGGATTAGAGCTCGGGGAAGGTCAGAGGATAGAAATCCCATTAGCTATGGAACCTACTATTCGGTCCCTGTCACAAATATTGCAAAAAGGGATAGTGTTTACAGTAGATTACGGATATACGTTTGAAGAGTGGAAGCGTCCAGAACATCGAGATGGAAGTTTACGTGGATATTATCAACATCAATTAGTAAGTGATCCCCTACAATATGTTGGAGAGATGGACTTAACGACACATATTCATTTAAATGGTCTAGAACACTTTGGAGAGAAATATGGTTTATCACATGTGTTCACGATGAAGCAAGGTGAATTTCTCATTTCCGCAGGTATATTACAATATTTACAAGATAATTATGATCCTAATCCTTTTTCAGAAATAAGTAAACAAAATCGGGCTATTCGCAGTTTAATTATGGATAGCAGTTTAAGTAACTCATTTACAGTTGTAGCTCAGCAGAAAAACATAAGCGCACATTGGAGCAGTTTAATCAATTTATAA